One segment of Pseudomonas pohangensis DNA contains the following:
- the uca gene encoding urea carboxylase, which yields MFDKLLIANRGAIACRILRTLRELKVQGVAVYSEADAASLHIQQADEAHSLGEGPAAGTYLVVEKILAVARQTGAKAIHPGYGFLSENAAFAEACEAAGIAFVGPTPEQLRVFGLKHTARALAKQHGVPMLEGTELLENLDAALVAGEQVGYPVMLKSTAGGGGIGMRVCHSAAELSDAFEAVKRLGQNNFSDSGVFIEKYIQRARHLEVQVFGDGQGDVLALGVRDCSVQRRNQKVLEETPAPNLPAGMADELCAAAIKLAKAVNYRSAGTVEFVYDSEAARFYFLEVNTRLQVEHGVTEQVWGVDLVRWMIELAAGDLPPLSELGKGLKASGHAIQARLYAEDPGRDFQPSPGLLTAVQFPAADGKHLRIDTWVEAGCEIPPYFDPMIAKLITWQPTREEASAALNQVLADTLLYGVETNSQYLRQILCDKPFASGEPWTRCLEGLVYQAHTFEVLSAGTQTTVQDFPGRLGYWAVGVPPSGPMDDRALRLGNRLLGNAEGAAGLEITMSGPLLRFNTDAVVAVTGAAIPLSVDGVEQPMNSALLIKAGSTVSLGTIAGSGARAYLTLRGGLQVPDYLGSKSTFTLGQFGGHGGRALRAGDVLHIPALSDLTAGATLPSELCAALPAVREIRVIYGPHGAPEYFTPAYIDTFFNTAWEVHFNSSRTGVRLIGPKPEWVRDSGGEAGLHPSNIHDNPYAIGAVDFTGDMPVILGPDGPSLGGFVCPVTVIEADLWQLGQLKAGDKLKFVPVAIATARQLAKAKNNECADLCRRQLAGDPAAPLIASKLAPTQANVLASPIVLDIGDADKRLVARLSGDTHLLLEIGAPELDLVLRFRGHALMQALERKFGLRQGVASAAEARQNSAKKRSLHGANEYSEPGFNNPSANAAALTQFAKGVIDLTPGIRSLQVHYQPETLALNELLEIVAGEWDAVCNAQDLKVPSRIVHLPLSWDDPACQLAINKYMTTVRKDAPWCPSNLEFIRRINDLPNLDEVYKTVFDASYLVMGLGDVYLGAPVATPLDPRHRLVTTKYNPARTWTAENSVGIGGAYMCVYGMEGPGGYQFVGRTLQMWNRYREVAAFDGKPWLLRFFDQIRFYPVSADELLKIRRDFPLGRYDLRIEHSELALADYQDFLDKEAQGIDAFRQQQRGAFAAERQRWIDSGQAHFDSEEVAVDIGEDSPLGAGQHGIDSHIAGNLWQVQVEEGATVKAGDVLVILESMKMEIPLLAPRDGVVREVRVQPGSPVRAGQRVVVLEEA from the coding sequence ATGTTCGACAAACTGCTGATCGCCAACCGTGGCGCCATTGCCTGCCGCATCCTGCGCACCCTGCGCGAGCTCAAGGTGCAAGGCGTGGCCGTCTATTCCGAAGCCGACGCCGCCAGCCTGCATATCCAGCAGGCCGACGAGGCCCACAGTCTGGGCGAAGGCCCGGCGGCCGGCACCTATCTGGTGGTGGAGAAAATCCTCGCCGTGGCCCGGCAGACCGGCGCCAAGGCCATTCACCCCGGCTATGGCTTTCTCTCGGAGAACGCCGCCTTTGCCGAAGCCTGCGAGGCCGCCGGTATCGCCTTTGTCGGCCCGACGCCCGAGCAGCTACGGGTATTCGGCCTCAAGCACACCGCCCGCGCGCTGGCCAAACAGCACGGCGTACCCATGCTGGAAGGCACCGAACTGCTGGAAAACCTCGACGCCGCGCTGGTTGCCGGTGAACAGGTCGGCTACCCGGTAATGCTGAAAAGCACCGCCGGTGGTGGCGGGATTGGCATGCGCGTGTGCCACAGCGCTGCCGAGCTGAGCGATGCCTTTGAGGCGGTCAAGCGCCTGGGGCAGAACAACTTCAGCGACAGCGGCGTGTTTATCGAAAAATACATCCAGCGCGCCCGCCATCTGGAAGTGCAGGTGTTCGGCGACGGCCAAGGTGACGTGCTGGCCCTCGGCGTGCGTGATTGCTCGGTGCAGCGGCGCAACCAGAAAGTGCTGGAAGAAACCCCGGCACCCAACCTGCCGGCCGGCATGGCGGATGAGCTGTGCGCGGCGGCGATCAAGCTGGCCAAGGCGGTCAATTACCGCAGCGCCGGCACCGTGGAATTCGTCTACGACAGCGAAGCCGCGCGCTTCTACTTCCTCGAAGTGAACACCCGCCTGCAAGTGGAACACGGCGTCACCGAACAGGTGTGGGGCGTCGACCTGGTGCGCTGGATGATCGAGCTGGCGGCCGGCGATCTGCCGCCGCTGAGTGAGCTGGGCAAAGGCCTGAAAGCCAGCGGTCATGCGATTCAGGCACGCTTGTATGCCGAAGACCCGGGCCGCGATTTCCAGCCCAGCCCCGGTCTGCTCACCGCCGTGCAGTTCCCGGCGGCCGACGGCAAGCACCTGCGTATCGACACCTGGGTCGAAGCCGGCTGCGAGATTCCGCCCTACTTCGATCCGATGATCGCCAAGCTGATCACCTGGCAGCCGACCCGCGAAGAAGCCAGCGCCGCGCTGAACCAGGTTCTGGCCGACACCCTGCTGTATGGCGTGGAAACCAACAGCCAGTACCTGCGGCAGATTCTGTGCGACAAGCCCTTCGCCAGCGGCGAACCCTGGACGCGCTGCCTCGAAGGCCTGGTCTATCAGGCTCACACCTTTGAGGTGCTTTCCGCCGGCACCCAGACCACGGTGCAGGACTTCCCCGGCCGACTCGGTTACTGGGCGGTCGGCGTGCCACCGTCCGGGCCGATGGACGACCGCGCCCTGCGTTTGGGCAACCGCCTGCTGGGTAACGCCGAAGGTGCCGCCGGCCTGGAAATCACCATGAGCGGCCCATTGCTGCGCTTTAACACCGACGCGGTGGTGGCGGTCACCGGCGCGGCGATTCCCCTGAGTGTGGACGGCGTCGAACAACCGATGAACAGCGCCCTGCTGATCAAGGCCGGTAGCACCGTCAGCCTCGGCACCATCGCCGGCAGCGGCGCACGTGCGTATCTCACCCTGCGCGGCGGCCTGCAAGTGCCGGACTATCTGGGCAGCAAAAGCACCTTCACCCTCGGCCAGTTCGGCGGCCACGGCGGCCGCGCCCTGCGCGCCGGCGACGTGCTGCATATTCCAGCCCTAAGCGACCTCACCGCCGGCGCAACCCTGCCGAGCGAACTGTGCGCAGCCCTGCCAGCGGTGCGGGAAATCCGTGTGATCTACGGCCCCCATGGCGCACCGGAATACTTCACTCCGGCCTACATCGACACCTTCTTCAACACCGCCTGGGAAGTGCACTTCAACTCCAGCCGCACCGGCGTGCGCCTGATCGGGCCCAAGCCGGAATGGGTACGCGACAGCGGCGGCGAAGCCGGTCTGCACCCCTCCAACATCCACGACAACCCCTATGCCATCGGCGCGGTGGACTTCACCGGCGACATGCCGGTAATCCTCGGCCCTGACGGCCCGAGCCTAGGCGGTTTCGTCTGCCCGGTGACGGTGATCGAGGCCGACCTCTGGCAGCTCGGCCAGCTCAAGGCCGGCGACAAGCTCAAGTTTGTACCGGTGGCTATCGCCACGGCGCGGCAGCTGGCCAAAGCGAAAAACAACGAATGCGCTGACCTCTGTAGGCGCCAGCTTGCTGGCGATCCTGCGGCACCCCTGATCGCGAGCAAGCTCGCTCCTACGCAAGCGAATGTGTTGGCCTCGCCCATCGTGCTCGACATCGGCGACGCCGACAAACGCCTGGTGGCACGCCTGTCCGGCGACACCCACCTGCTGCTGGAAATCGGCGCGCCGGAGCTGGACCTGGTGCTGCGTTTCCGTGGCCATGCGCTGATGCAGGCGCTGGAGCGCAAATTCGGACTGCGTCAGGGCGTCGCGAGTGCGGCCGAGGCTAGGCAAAATTCGGCGAAGAAGCGCAGTTTGCATGGAGCAAATGAGTATTCTGAGCCGGGTTTTAACAACCCATCGGCAAACGCAGCAGCTCTGACTCAGTTCGCCAAGGGCGTGATTGATCTCACGCCCGGCATCCGCTCACTGCAAGTGCACTATCAACCCGAAACGCTGGCGCTAAATGAGTTGCTCGAGATAGTCGCCGGCGAGTGGGACGCGGTGTGCAATGCGCAGGACTTGAAAGTACCCTCGCGCATCGTCCATCTGCCGCTGTCCTGGGATGACCCGGCCTGCCAGCTGGCCATCAACAAGTACATGACCACGGTGCGCAAGGACGCGCCCTGGTGCCCGAGCAACCTGGAATTTATCCGCCGCATCAACGACCTGCCCAATCTGGATGAGGTCTACAAAACCGTGTTCGACGCCAGCTACCTGGTGATGGGCCTGGGGGATGTGTATCTCGGCGCACCGGTGGCCACGCCGCTGGACCCGCGCCACCGGCTGGTCACCACCAAGTACAACCCGGCGCGCACCTGGACCGCGGAAAACTCGGTGGGTATCGGCGGCGCCTACATGTGCGTGTACGGCATGGAAGGCCCCGGTGGTTATCAGTTCGTCGGCCGCACCTTACAGATGTGGAACCGCTACCGCGAAGTCGCCGCCTTCGATGGCAAGCCGTGGCTGCTGCGCTTCTTCGACCAGATTCGTTTCTATCCAGTTAGTGCCGATGAGCTGCTGAAAATTCGCCGTGATTTCCCGCTCGGTCGTTATGACTTGCGCATCGAACACAGCGAACTGGCGCTGGCCGACTACCAGGATTTTCTCGACAAGGAAGCGCAAGGCATCGACGCCTTCCGCCAGCAGCAGCGCGGGGCTTTTGCTGCCGAGCGGCAACGCTGGATCGACTCCGGTCAGGCCCATTTCGACAGCGAGGAAGTGGCCGTGGACATCGGCGAGGACAGCCCGCTCGGCGCCGGCCAGCACGGCATCGACAGCCATATTGCCGGCAACCTGTGGCAGGTGCAGGTCGAGGAAGGCGCGACGGTGAAAGCCGGTGATGTGCTGGTGATTCTGGAGTCGATGAAAATGGAAATTCCCCTGCTCGCCCCGCGCGACGGCGTGGTGCGCGAGGTACGGGTGCAACCCGGCTCGCCGGTACGCGCCGGCCAGCGCGTGGTGGTGCTGGAAGAAGCCTGA
- a CDS encoding urea amidolyase associated protein UAAP2, giving the protein MSLTASDKHAASAVYRHEIPAGEPFLCEVKAGQTVRLLDLEGNQAVDTLFFSAKNPRERYDPQRTLRKQNSVYLTTGTVLYSNLGNPLLTIVADTCGRHDTLGGACAQESNTVRYALDKRHMHSCRDNFLRASLHDGRLEKRDIGANINFFMNVPVTPEGGLTFEDGISGAGKYVELKAEMDVIVLISNCPQLNNPCNAYNPTPAEVLVWD; this is encoded by the coding sequence ATGAGCCTTACTGCAAGCGATAAACATGCCGCCAGCGCGGTCTACCGCCACGAAATCCCGGCCGGCGAGCCCTTCCTCTGCGAAGTCAAAGCCGGGCAGACCGTGCGCCTGCTCGACCTGGAAGGCAACCAGGCGGTGGACACGCTGTTCTTCAGCGCGAAAAATCCGCGCGAGCGCTACGACCCGCAACGCACCCTGCGCAAACAAAACAGCGTGTACCTGACCACCGGCACCGTGCTGTATTCCAACCTGGGCAACCCGCTGCTGACCATAGTGGCCGACACCTGCGGCCGCCACGACACCCTCGGCGGCGCCTGCGCCCAGGAAAGCAACACCGTGCGTTACGCCCTGGACAAGCGCCACATGCACAGCTGCCGCGACAACTTCCTGCGCGCCAGCCTGCACGACGGCCGCCTGGAGAAGCGCGACATCGGCGCCAACATCAACTTCTTCATGAACGTGCCGGTCACTCCCGAAGGCGGCCTGACCTTCGAGGACGGCATCTCCGGCGCCGGCAAGTATGTGGAACTCAAGGCAGAAATGGACGTAATCGTGCTGATCTCCAATTGCCCGCAATTGAACAACCCGTGCAACGCCTACAACCCGACCCCGGCCGAGGTGCTGGTGTGGGATTGA
- a CDS encoding urea amidolyase associated protein UAAP1 — translation MTAALSLRPTLYEELLPGGGHTSFVLKRGQLLRISDLEGGANVSLLLLSASEKSERLNLPDSLKCQHTAKLTAGHCLYSDMGRVLAAITADTCGWHDSFGGVLNAEEVAEKYGQGRYQELRNGFFRNGVDNLLVEMGKWNLNLQDLLMNLNLFSKVTVDGDGRFQFVPDNSRAGDYIELYAPMDTLVVLTALQHPMDPDPIYAPRPVQLSWHKVKSDGISVLCRTSRAENARGFHNTERQYL, via the coding sequence ATGACAGCTGCCCTGAGCCTGCGTCCCACCCTCTATGAAGAACTGCTGCCCGGCGGTGGCCACACCTCCTTTGTGCTCAAGCGCGGCCAATTGCTGCGCATCAGCGACCTTGAAGGCGGTGCCAATGTCAGCCTGCTGCTGCTCTCGGCCAGCGAGAAAAGCGAGCGGCTGAACCTGCCCGACAGCCTCAAGTGCCAGCACACCGCCAAACTCACGGCCGGCCACTGCCTGTATTCGGACATGGGCCGGGTGCTGGCGGCGATCACTGCCGACACCTGTGGCTGGCACGACAGTTTCGGCGGTGTACTCAACGCCGAAGAAGTCGCCGAGAAATACGGCCAGGGCCGCTATCAGGAATTGCGCAACGGTTTCTTCCGCAACGGCGTGGACAACCTGCTGGTGGAAATGGGCAAGTGGAACCTCAACCTGCAAGACCTGCTGATGAACCTCAACCTGTTCAGCAAGGTCACGGTGGATGGCGACGGCCGCTTCCAGTTTGTGCCGGATAACTCCAGGGCCGGCGACTACATCGAGCTGTATGCGCCGATGGATACCCTGGTGGTACTCACCGCCCTGCAACACCCGATGGACCCCGACCCGATCTATGCGCCCAGGCCGGTGCAACTGAGCTGGCACAAGGTCAAGAGCGATGGCATCAGCGTGCTCTGCCGCACCTCGCGAGCGGAAAACGCGCGCGGCTTTCACAACACCGAACGTCAATACCTCTGA
- a CDS encoding ABC transporter ATP-binding protein encodes MKPFIEVRNVWQSYSDQVVLERLNLSVNEGEFCTLVGASGCGKSTFLRLLLGQERPSKGEILLGGEPLAGEPDASRGVVFQRYSVFPHLSVLDNVAIGLELPKAPFLGRLFGAAKRAARDQAAVILHKVGLGHALDKYPSQLSGGMQQRLAIAQALIMQPRVLLLDEPFGALDPGIRKDMHALLLELWQETRLTVFMVTHDLSEGFSLGTRLLVFDKVRLDPHEPGAYGARITYDIPLNSDRRARREAVAHLPPQLGAQLQGASQ; translated from the coding sequence ATGAAGCCCTTTATCGAAGTCCGCAATGTATGGCAGAGCTACAGTGACCAGGTGGTACTTGAGCGCTTGAACCTGTCGGTCAACGAAGGCGAGTTCTGCACCCTGGTCGGTGCTTCCGGCTGTGGCAAGTCGACCTTCCTGCGCCTGCTGCTGGGGCAGGAACGACCGAGCAAGGGCGAAATCCTCCTCGGCGGCGAACCCCTGGCCGGCGAGCCGGACGCCAGCCGTGGTGTGGTGTTCCAGCGCTACTCGGTATTCCCTCATCTATCCGTACTGGACAACGTTGCCATCGGTCTGGAGCTGCCCAAAGCACCCTTCCTCGGCCGGCTGTTCGGCGCCGCCAAGCGTGCAGCCCGTGATCAGGCGGCGGTAATTTTGCACAAGGTCGGCCTCGGCCATGCCCTGGACAAATACCCCAGCCAGCTGTCCGGCGGCATGCAGCAACGCCTGGCGATTGCCCAGGCACTGATCATGCAGCCACGGGTGTTGCTGCTCGACGAGCCGTTCGGCGCCCTCGACCCGGGTATCCGCAAGGACATGCACGCCCTGCTGCTGGAACTCTGGCAGGAAACCCGCCTCACCGTGTTCATGGTCACCCATGATCTGAGTGAAGGTTTCAGCCTGGGCACTCGCCTGCTGGTGTTCGACAAGGTGCGCCTCGACCCCCATGAGCCCGGCGCCTATGGCGCACGCATCACCTACGACATCCCCCTCAACAGCGACCGCCGCGCCCGCCGTGAGGCCGTCGCCCACCTGCCGCCGCAACTCGGCGCGCAATTGCAAGGAGCCTCGCAATGA
- a CDS encoding ABC transporter permease codes for MRLINRHPDRGGRLLLILLPFALLLFAYFAGSVSRLAENPNDKLLPSASQMAAAVDRLAFTEDKRSGNYLFWEDTGSSLARLGMGIGIAALLGLCLGIAAGVLPLFGAPLSPLLTVLSMVPPLAILPILFIVFGLGELSKVMLIVIGITPVLARDLEQRAREIPTEILIKAQTLGASTWTLILRVVLPQLLPRLLIALRLVLGSAWLFLIAAEAIASTDGLGYRIFLVRRYMAMDVILPYVLWITLLAWLMDLGLRRLTRLAFPWFEGVKA; via the coding sequence ATGCGCCTGATCAACCGACACCCCGATCGCGGTGGCCGTTTGCTGCTGATCCTGTTGCCCTTTGCCTTGCTGTTGTTTGCCTACTTTGCCGGCTCTGTTTCCAGACTGGCAGAGAACCCCAACGACAAACTGTTGCCCAGCGCCAGCCAGATGGCAGCAGCGGTGGATCGCCTGGCGTTTACCGAAGACAAGCGCAGCGGCAACTACCTGTTCTGGGAAGACACCGGCTCCAGCCTGGCGCGGCTGGGCATGGGTATCGGCATCGCCGCCCTGCTGGGGTTGTGCCTGGGCATCGCTGCCGGCGTGTTGCCGCTGTTCGGCGCACCGCTGTCGCCACTGCTAACGGTGCTGTCGATGGTGCCGCCGCTGGCGATACTGCCGATTCTGTTTATCGTGTTTGGTCTGGGCGAACTGTCCAAGGTGATGCTGATCGTGATCGGCATCACCCCGGTGCTGGCCCGTGATCTGGAACAGCGTGCCCGCGAGATTCCCACGGAAATCCTGATCAAGGCGCAGACCCTCGGTGCCAGCACCTGGACCCTGATCCTGCGGGTGGTGTTGCCGCAACTGCTGCCGCGCCTGCTGATCGCCCTGCGTCTGGTGCTCGGCTCGGCCTGGCTGTTCCTGATTGCCGCCGAAGCCATCGCCAGTACCGACGGCCTCGGCTACCGCATCTTCCTCGTGCGCCGCTATATGGCCATGGATGTGATCCTGCCCTACGTGCTGTGGATCACCCTGCTGGCCTGGCTGATGGACCTGGGCCTGCGCCGCCTGACCCGGCTGGCCTTTCCCTGGTTCGAGGGAGTCAAGGCATGA
- a CDS encoding putative urea ABC transporter substrate-binding protein produces MYKNLLSSLIVAGLSAALSLPAHAEQKDHFNVCWTIYAGWMPWQYGEASGIVDKWAKKYDISIDVTQINDYVESINQYTVGQFDGCTMTNMDALTIPAAGGVDSTALIIGDFSNGNDGVVVKGDNKTLQDLKGMDVNLVELSVSHYLLARGLESVGLAEKDLRVVNTSDADMVAAFATPDVKAVTTWNPLLAEIEATPNVSKVFDSSQIPGEIIDLMVVNSDTLRDNPKLGKALTGAWYEIMATMSADTPAGKAAREAMAKASGTDLAGYDAQLAATKMFYTAKDAVAFANSAKLPATMSKVAEFSFAHGLLGEGAPSAEAIGMSFAKGVTTGDQNNLKLRFDPAYMQMAADGTL; encoded by the coding sequence ATGTACAAGAACCTGCTCTCCTCGCTGATCGTTGCCGGCCTGTCTGCCGCCCTGAGCCTGCCCGCCCACGCCGAACAGAAAGACCACTTCAACGTCTGCTGGACCATCTATGCAGGCTGGATGCCATGGCAATACGGCGAAGCCTCCGGCATCGTCGACAAGTGGGCGAAGAAATACGACATCAGTATCGATGTCACCCAGATCAACGACTATGTCGAATCGATCAACCAGTACACCGTTGGCCAGTTTGACGGCTGCACCATGACCAACATGGATGCCCTGACCATTCCTGCTGCCGGCGGTGTGGACAGTACCGCGCTGATCATCGGGGACTTCTCCAACGGCAACGACGGCGTCGTGGTCAAAGGCGACAACAAGACCCTGCAAGACCTCAAAGGCATGGACGTCAATCTGGTCGAACTGTCCGTCTCCCACTACCTGCTGGCTCGCGGTCTGGAATCAGTCGGTCTGGCCGAGAAGGACCTGCGTGTGGTCAACACCTCCGACGCCGACATGGTCGCCGCCTTCGCCACGCCAGACGTCAAGGCAGTAACCACCTGGAACCCGTTGCTGGCCGAGATCGAAGCCACACCGAACGTGAGCAAGGTATTCGACTCCAGCCAGATCCCCGGTGAAATCATCGACCTGATGGTGGTCAACAGCGACACCCTCAGGGACAACCCGAAGCTGGGCAAGGCGCTGACCGGCGCCTGGTACGAAATCATGGCCACCATGAGTGCCGACACCCCGGCCGGCAAGGCTGCTCGCGAGGCAATGGCTAAAGCCTCCGGTACTGACTTGGCCGGTTACGACGCCCAGCTGGCCGCGACCAAGATGTTCTACACAGCCAAAGATGCCGTGGCCTTTGCCAACAGCGCGAAACTGCCGGCGACCATGAGCAAGGTGGCGGAGTTCTCCTTTGCCCACGGCCTGCTCGGCGAGGGTGCACCCAGCGCCGAAGCCATTGGCATGAGCTTCGCCAAGGGCGTGACCACCGGCGACCAGAACAACCTCAAACTGCGCTTCGACCCGGCCTACATGCAGATGGCGGCTGACGGCACGCTCTAA
- a CDS encoding DUF2970 domain-containing protein — MSEEQKEPAPADKELGLKEMAQSVAAAAFGVQSGKNRERDFSKGKPSHFIFLGLAFTLVFILVIFGVVKLVLHLAGV; from the coding sequence ATGAGCGAAGAACAGAAAGAACCGGCACCAGCGGACAAAGAGCTTGGGCTCAAGGAAATGGCGCAAAGCGTTGCAGCTGCCGCATTCGGTGTGCAGAGCGGCAAGAATCGCGAACGTGATTTCAGCAAGGGCAAACCCAGCCATTTCATCTTCCTCGGCCTGGCGTTTACCCTGGTGTTTATTCTGGTGATTTTTGGCGTGGTCAAACTGGTTCTGCATCTGGCTGGTGTGTGA
- a CDS encoding wax ester/triacylglycerol synthase family O-acyltransferase: MKQLSGSDNIFLFQEQKNVFNHVASLMIFDVSTAPEGRVRFKDILKHFDDRMYLHPIFRQRLANAPFGIDRPYWVADKDIDVEYHIRHIALPEPGDWRQLMIQVARLHSRPLDRSRPLWEAYIIEGLDNIPKLPKGSFAMFMKFHHASVDGMAGLHLASQLLSLSPTTAAPSSEQRTVYVDRDPSSVEFVSRAVSNGISRVLQAGKLSARLASKVVEIGSEQLMSQKGSSNPDEQLSFPKAPPTRFDTEVSAHRVFDGFGMPLSRIKRVREKVPGATLNDIFLAVAGGAVRKYLKAKKELPEESLLALMPMTLRTDASAGGNSIGAATVRVCSDIEDPLERLQAAHHAAKAGKFQAEKLGLDLFSKLLDTVPSFVGDFLTRKMLLQSLNMTVSNVRGPDVAMYLAGAKAMCLYPVSIPTNGAGLNLTGVSYNRVMWLSMVSCREMVPDPAFFIACMQEAWDELLAAADALPVIPPAKAKPAAKAASTRKPTARVAAAKKTAAAKPATAKTAATKTATAKPAAKAAVRKPAAAKKPVTQSK; the protein is encoded by the coding sequence ATGAAGCAACTCAGCGGCAGCGACAATATTTTCCTGTTTCAGGAGCAGAAGAACGTCTTCAACCATGTTGCCAGTCTGATGATTTTTGACGTCAGCACTGCACCAGAGGGAAGGGTGCGCTTCAAGGACATTCTCAAGCACTTCGATGACCGCATGTACCTGCATCCGATTTTCCGCCAGCGCCTGGCCAATGCACCTTTCGGGATTGACCGGCCGTACTGGGTAGCTGACAAGGATATCGATGTCGAATACCACATTCGCCACATTGCATTGCCCGAGCCGGGTGACTGGCGCCAGTTGATGATCCAGGTGGCCCGCCTGCATTCGCGGCCACTGGATCGCAGTCGTCCGTTGTGGGAGGCCTATATCATCGAAGGCCTGGACAATATCCCGAAGCTGCCCAAGGGCTCCTTTGCCATGTTCATGAAGTTTCACCATGCCTCGGTTGACGGCATGGCCGGCCTGCATCTGGCCAGCCAGCTGCTTTCCCTGTCGCCGACCACGGCTGCGCCCAGTTCGGAGCAGAGAACCGTCTACGTCGATCGGGATCCGTCTTCGGTCGAGTTTGTTTCGCGGGCAGTGTCCAACGGTATCAGCCGGGTTCTGCAAGCCGGCAAGCTGTCGGCCCGACTGGCAAGCAAGGTTGTCGAGATTGGCAGCGAGCAATTGATGTCGCAAAAAGGCAGCAGCAATCCGGACGAGCAGCTCAGCTTCCCCAAAGCACCTCCTACACGGTTCGATACCGAGGTGTCCGCACACCGGGTTTTCGACGGCTTCGGTATGCCGTTGTCGCGAATCAAGCGCGTGCGTGAAAAGGTTCCTGGCGCCACTCTCAACGACATCTTTCTAGCTGTTGCTGGCGGTGCCGTACGCAAGTATCTGAAGGCCAAGAAAGAATTGCCCGAAGAGTCATTGCTGGCGCTGATGCCGATGACACTACGCACGGATGCCTCGGCCGGCGGCAACTCTATTGGCGCGGCAACTGTACGGGTCTGCTCGGATATCGAGGACCCGCTGGAGCGCCTGCAGGCGGCCCACCACGCAGCCAAGGCGGGCAAGTTCCAGGCGGAAAAGCTCGGTCTGGATCTGTTCAGCAAGCTGCTGGATACCGTTCCCAGTTTTGTCGGCGATTTCCTGACGAGAAAAATGCTCCTGCAATCGCTCAACATGACCGTGTCCAACGTGCGCGGGCCGGATGTAGCTATGTATCTGGCCGGGGCCAAGGCCATGTGCCTGTATCCGGTGAGTATCCCGACCAATGGTGCAGGGCTGAATCTTACGGGGGTCAGCTATAACCGGGTCATGTGGCTGAGTATGGTTTCCTGTCGCGAGATGGTTCCGGATCCGGCGTTCTTTATCGCCTGCATGCAGGAAGCCTGGGATGAGTTGTTGGCCGCTGCAGATGCCCTGCCAGTGATCCCGCCAGCCAAGGCCAAACCGGCGGCAAAGGCAGCAAGCACGCGTAAACCGACAGCCAGAGTTGCCGCTGCGAAGAAAACAGCTGCGGCGAAACCCGCTACGGCTAAAACAGCTGCCACGAAAACAGCAACAGCGAAACCTGCGGCCAAGGCTGCAGTGCGCAAACCGGCTGCAGCGAAGAAGCCCGTAACCCAGAGCAAGTAA
- a CDS encoding alpha/beta hydrolase, with amino-acid sequence MIGSILLTLIILLIIWFAVARYLGGADLRALDAPDQAAKARRQSFSTGDYLNAEHRQVLKRLADLDTDLKKIPFSQHLGHLRRFMDSMSDGHEFTASFTPVDAGGVKAEWVVAPGADSSRRTLYIHGGAWMMGSPRSHRVITNKFAELTGGAVLAIDYRLMPENQRKAGIEDCRAAYRWILDNGPDGPEPVSALVVAGDSAGGNMTLTTIAWARDQGLRPADAAVAMSPATDGTLSGRTLKTNLATDAMLGPLFGVVVRMPHSALLWLGLLINRMRPCNPDISPVHGYLGNLPPLLIQGSEDEMLQDDAQRYLNKALAAGSPVRLQTWRHAVHVWQMFYPELTEARQAFEEIDGFLQQSLPPAKPNPPAVTESKAAD; translated from the coding sequence TTGATCGGATCCATTCTGCTGACACTTATCATCCTGCTGATTATCTGGTTCGCCGTTGCACGCTATCTGGGAGGTGCTGATCTGCGCGCACTGGATGCCCCGGATCAGGCTGCCAAAGCTCGCCGGCAAAGCTTTTCTACCGGCGACTATCTGAATGCCGAGCATCGGCAGGTGCTCAAGCGACTGGCTGACCTGGACACGGACTTGAAGAAAATTCCGTTTTCGCAGCACCTGGGCCACCTGCGGCGCTTCATGGACAGCATGAGTGACGGCCATGAATTCACCGCCAGCTTCACTCCGGTGGATGCCGGTGGCGTCAAGGCCGAGTGGGTGGTGGCGCCCGGTGCCGACAGCAGTCGGCGTACGCTGTATATCCATGGCGGCGCCTGGATGATGGGTAGTCCGCGCAGTCACCGGGTGATCACCAACAAGTTTGCCGAGTTGACTGGCGGCGCGGTGCTGGCCATCGATTACCGGCTGATGCCGGAAAACCAGCGTAAAGCGGGTATTGAAGATTGCCGCGCAGCCTATCGCTGGATACTCGACAACGGCCCCGATGGTCCGGAGCCGGTTTCTGCATTGGTGGTGGCGGGTGATTCGGCAGGCGGCAACATGACGCTGACCACCATCGCCTGGGCGCGTGACCAGGGCCTCAGGCCTGCCGATGCGGCAGTGGCAATGTCACCGGCCACCGATGGCACCCTCAGCGGCAGGACGCTGAAAACCAACCTGGCTACCGATGCGATGCTCGGTCCGCTGTTCGGCGTGGTAGTCCGTATGCCCCATTCAGCACTGCTCTGGCTTGGCTTGCTGATCAACCGCATGCGCCCGTGCAATCCGGATATTTCGCCGGTGCATGGCTACCTGGGCAATCTGCCACCGCTGCTGATCCAGGGCAGTGAAGACGAAATGCTGCAGGATGATGCCCAGCGCTACCTGAACAAGGCGCTGGCAGCGGGTTCGCCGGTACGCTTGCAGACCTGGCGGCATGCGGTGCATGTCTGGCAGATGTTCTATCCCGAGCTGACCGAGGCCAGGCAGGCCTTCGAGGAAATCGATGGATTCCTGCAGCAGTCGCTACCGCCGGCCAAGCCAAATCCACCCGCAGTTACCGAATCGAAGGCCGCGGACTAG